The genomic segment TTAACTTTTTCTAGCCTCTATAGCTATCACCCTATCACTCCCACTCTCGTGAGCATACatatccacactccttatcacataataaATCATTCTTCACTACTCGACAAGACAACACTAGACCTCTACTCACATACCTACAAtcttaataaaatttgtaaaactataccaaaggcataCGTTGcttgttgatgtgtgagctgatgctaacacatttgaagcttttaactctgaataattgtgaggtcttaagaaacttttgttgtttttgatttcttttaatgtgttaataaaGATACAAGTGATCAGGGAGAAAACCAAacgaaagaagaataaatcagctaaaatctggtgtaaataagctgaagtatagCTGACATCAATTCTAAAGCGtcgtcatacatgggacaggctgtcaaagttgtcgtcaagcttagacagaacctgataaagagtgtaatttgagcgttatcaaaaataaaacccaactagtttggggtcgaatcccacagggaataagttgtgaactttaatttttttatgaaatactttactggtagttacTATTTCCGAAGATGGGGGTTTAACTTTCACAAagagtcaattgtcactttcaatattttagtgttgtaatcaaCATAAATAagaaaccagaattatgttcaccatgggtattgggagttaacaaatactaggtaatgctttggattcttggagtaagtagaaacaacagaatatccctaacTGTGATACtgtctgacttatctctcaacctcaccagataatttattatctaattctctataacttagataacttatctatttccaatagaatgttatctcatattgattaatccagttatggcatcaatcattaagcagaaggttggtagcttccgagtccctattaataattcacgtcctctagtctatttctccattagaagtaaataaaacctaaggcaaaATCTAATGTTTGAAACCAATAGATTTTAGtcaaaacaacagaatttcaacacgtcctactactctttgaatccattaaatgcctagtaacctatcagacccaaatccatagatcccataactccggctaatagaattagccgctcatgatttgatgaacaaaataacaagttgaattcatcataataaggataaacttacgaatggatgaaaaacaacaagtagtttctttaaTTTACTCACGAGATAgtaacccaaaaatagttgataagttcttttttttaaagaaacaagaaaaatatttgatggtaaagATGAAGCATTGTTACATGCTTCTCTTCAGAAGTTCTTCTCTGATAATTAATGATCGGTCcttaaaaaaccctaaaacaagacTTTagatagtcaaccctaaataaggaaataaaattaaagttttagttttctcatCAGATTGGACGACATCGATCCTGACGGCGTGTCAGATGTCTGATAATGTGTACGAGATATCATCAAAGGTTTtggtgaattgttatcttctgactcttcagaCAACAAATATGATGACATGTTAAAATTCTTGACGATGCATGACAACTGCCATCACAACTTCATTGGAAATCAGTATTCTCTGCTTCTAGTTGATGgtgattttgatgccatgtcacatatTTAACGACCCATCCTAAACGTCGtcatattttatctcaatttatctAGTTCTGTTAAGCTTGATGgcaactttgacagcctgtccTATGTATGATAAAGCTTCAGAATTGACGTCAGCTATACTTCTGCTTATTTACACTAGAATTtagctgatttattcttctttcctttggttttctCCTCGATCACTTGCATTTGCATTAACACattaaaagcaatcaaaaataacaaaagttgcttaagacctccCCACAGACGTACCAATGTGTGAGCCGATGCTGAcaaatttgaagcttttaactctgaataattacGAGGTCTTAAggaacttttgttgtttttattgattttaatgtaTTAATGTAGATACAAGTGATcagggaggaaaccaaaggaaagaagtataaattagttgaaatctggtgtaaataagctgaagtatagCAGACGTTAATTCTGAAGCaccgtcatacatgggacaggtTGTCAAAGTTGCTGTCAAGCTTAAACAGAACCTGAGAAACTGAGATGAAATATGACGACGTTTAGGATGGGCCGTCAAatatgtgacatggcatcaaaatcgCCGTCAACCAAAAGCAGAGAATACTAATTTCCAGTGAAGTTGTGATGGCAGTTGTCACGCGCCATCAAGAATTTTGACACGTGGTCAGGTTTGCCATCTGAAGAGTAAGAAGATAACAATTCATTGGAACGTTTGATGACATCTCGTACACGTCGTCAGACATCTGACACACCGTTAGGATCGTCGTCGTCCAATCCAAAGataaaattgaaactttaattttatttcctaatTTAgtgttgactatttaaagacttgttttagggttttttaggGACCGATCATTATTATCAAAGAAGAACTTCTGAAGAGAAGCACGTAACATTGCTTCATctttaccatcaaatatttttcttgtttctttaaaaaaaagcacttatcaactatttttgggtttctatctcatgagtaaattgaagaaacttcttattgtttttcatccattcgtaagtttatccttattatgataaattcaacttgttattttgttcatcaaatcatgagtgactaattccattagccggagttatgggatctatggattAGGGTCTGATAGGTTCCTAGGCATTTAActgattcaaagagtagtaggacgtcctaaaattctgttgttttgactgaaatctattggttgcaaacattagattatgccttatgttatatttgATTCTAAcaaagaaatagactagaggacgtgaattatcaacagcgactcggaagctaccaatcTTCTGCTTAATAattgatgtcgtaactggattaatctacctgagacaacatcctattggaaatagataagttattgaagtttgagagaattagataataaattgtctggtgaggtcgagagataagtcaggcagtatcatagtcagggatattctgttgtttctacttactccaaaaatcccaagcattacctagtatttgttaactcccaatacccatggtgaacataactctggtttctcaTTTATGTTGATTACAACAATAAAacattgaaagtgacaattgactctctgtgaaattTAAAGCCCCATCTTCGGAAAcaataaactaccagtaaagtattttgtaaacaaattgaagttcacaccttattccctgtgggattcgaccccaacctagttgggttttatattgacaatgaccgcttacacccattcaagagtgtaatttaagcgttatcaaaaataacgtcattgctggggaatacgattgtagactaaaagtttgtaCGTAAAAAATTGTGGATAGTTAACTTTCcttaatttatgtttatttgttgtttttgtttattatagGTATTGTGTTGCTTTTGAAAAACACACAAAGTTTTAGAGAACCATTATTACTAATCAATCCAGAACCTCAGCTGATAGaaagaatggctgaacaacagaaagcagaaagactagctgctatggccagggctcaggtgaatgtgcaaaatttgggtcaacaagcacGTCACCAAAACCCTGATGATAAAGatttgggtgatgaggaatttcTGAATCCTTAAAAACCCAAGGCAAGTTGAGCAATTTTCTGTACCAGTACAGTAAAACGTCAACAGAAATCGTCCAGTTCGAGAAAGATATGGACAACAACCTATGCAATATAAGGCtgataaagatgataaaaaaatggACAGAGCTGGTGTAACGGGTGCTATCATTTCTCCACCATTTGCACCAGGTACAAAATTTAGCATAACATGTACCATGATCtaactcctaaatctgaaggggttatttggaggcttgcctggtgatgatcctaacatgcatttggtgaacttcatcaccatttgcaaatcctttgacaatttgggagtgagccagaatgcgatCAGGTTAAGATTGTTTGCTTTGTCTCTGTTtggggaggcaacaatgtggttgaatgagttagagcccaattctataaccaactggagaaaGTTGAAAGACACATTTGTAGAATGGTTatttccaccctccagaagggtacagttgagggacaaaATTAGCAACTACagatagcttccaactgaagcactacatgaaacctgggaaagatttaagaagaaacttgcataatgttcgaaccacaatatgacggacctacacttgatggagactttgtacagagctttcaacTCTGTCATGAAGCCTATGGTTGATAACACTGCAGGTGGTttgttcattgacctctcttttctatatgcttctgacatgctgaatagaatgaccaagcagagttgggcttggcacactagggattctgtagtggctATACCAACTATTTTTAGTGGTATTACTGTAGAGCAATATAGAAGAGATGAGGATCAAGATCAGGACATGGCCCATTTGAAGATGCAGATTGACTTGCtggccaagcacttgctatccggCAAGACTGAAATGGCTAAGGTtgtggaatctcagggtactgtATCTACAAGTGCTGATGCTGAGGCAAATTATATGAGTAATcggggggtttccaaggcaatagccaagggaaccaaggttgtactttctatgacaagcctaattataaagatagggagcagggacattggagaaacaataatgataggagtggtttgtatattcCTCCTAGAAGTCGGGATGCTGCGACTAGTTCTAGCaagatgtccatgaaggacatgatggaaaagctgTTGAAGggatttgaagctaccaactcgggggtaaccaCTATGAAAAGAGAATTTTCTACCCtaagtcagttggttagctcacacaatacttctattaagcagttggagcaacatATGAGCCAACTTTTGGCTACTCTGAACCAGAGAAAATCTGGTACTTTACCTAGCGATACGGTTCAAAACTCGCGGACTGATAGCTCTTGTTTGGCGATTACCACTCGAAGTGGAAAGATATTATCTGGAACTTCTATGGGAAAAGCTGTGGAGAAGGAGGTAAGTGCTGATGAGTCAGAAGAAAGCaatccagtagagtctgagaagctagatGGCTTTGTTGATAGTTCGGAGAAAGAACACGAAGAAAAGGAGAATTGGTATTGAAAGAAATGCCAAGGCCACCATCTccctttcctcagagattgaataAGAAAGTagataatgaaaaatttagcaaatttatGGAAATAATGAAACAACTAAAGATGAATGTGCaattgatggaggcacttgagcaaatgctgAACTGTGTTAAATTTATGAAGAAACTGTTAACAAAGAAGTGGAAGGTAAGCTGTGATCTGATGGACAACATCCACCACTGTAGTATTGTTGCTTCAtaatccttagtgcagaaaaagcctgACCTTGGAGTATTTACCATACCATGCATagttgggtccatgaagtttaccaaagctttatgtgacttaggagcaagtattaatctgatgccacttgATATCTACAAAAAGCTTGTATTGAGGGAACCTACCCCCATAATGATGCATCTTGTGATGACAGATAGATTGGTGAAATGACCAGTTGGTATATTACATAATGTGCCGGTAAAGGTAGATGACTTTATTCTGCCtatagattttgtgatattggattgtgacATTGATTTTGAGGTAaccatcattttgggtagaccactaTTAGCCATGGGAAaagtattggttgatatggagctcaatgagctaaagttcaAGTATGGAAAAGGGGAGGCCAAATTCAAAATGTACCCTCCTATAAAGTAGTTGGAGGAGATGAATATCTTCTCAGTTGTGAATGTATCTATCTTAAACTCTTCAGACTCAGTAGAAAAGTTTCCTACCAAAGTTCCTAAAAAGAAAATATCACTCTCATCGCAAGATGAAGTGGTGGATCATTCACCAGTTAAAGGTACTCAATTACTCACTCACATATATCAGAGATGTAATGTGGCAGTATATGAACCTGCTGGGTACATTGAAGCCAAGAATGATGAAAATTGGGTGGCTACAATGAAAGAGGAGTTTTTTATAATTGAGAAGAATATAACTTGGGAGCTTATTGATCAATCTAAAGACAAAAAAAGTAATTGGGTTGAAATGGGTCTTCAGAACAAATTTAAATATTGATGGTTCAGTCAACAAACATAAATCAAGGCATGTCGTTAAGGGATATGCTCAAATTTTTAGTGTGgattactttgatacatttgCATCAGTGGCTAGGCTTGACACGATCAGGTTACTTCTTGCTCTTGCTACTCAATTGGGCAGGAAAGTGTATCATATGGATGTCAAATCGGCATTTCTTAATGGTTTTCTCCaggaaataatttatattaagtAACCCGAAGGCTTTGTGATGAAAGGAAAAGAGGACAAAGTTTACAGGCTAAGGAAGACGCTTTATGGACTTAAACAGGCACCAAGGGCCTTGTATGGTCAAATTGATGATCATTTGCTTGGGTTAGGCTTTGAAAAGAGTCTATCAGAATCTACTCTTTATGTTAAACATAATGGCATTGATATTCTTATTGTGTCTATATATGTTGATGAAGTACTAGTTACGGGGATCAATACAAAGCATATTGAGGATTTCATGCAAGAAATGATGTAAGCCTTTGAGATGACTGATCTTGGTCTAATGTCCTATTTTCTTGGAATGGAAATCAAACAGGGACAAAATGAACTTTTCATTTGTCAGAAGAAATATGCTAAGGAAATTCTAAAGAAGTTCTACATGGAAGATTGCAAGGAGATTAGTACTCCTATGAACCAAAAAGAGAAACTAAGTAAGAATGATGGAGCAGAGAAAATGGAGGAAACATACTTCAGAGGCTTAGCCGGCCGTTTGATGTATCTCACAACTACAAGACCCGATATTTTATATGTTGTAAGTATTTTATCGAGGTTCATGCATTGTGATAGTGAGCTGCATCTAAAAGTAGCAAAAAGAGTAATCAGATACATCAAAGGAACCATTAAttatggtgtcaagtttcaaaaaaatccaaatcaaaaACTACTTGGGTATTCTGATAGTGATTGGGCAGGATCTGTAGATGGCATGAAGAGCACATCTGGATATTGCTTTAGTCTTAgctctaa from the Capsicum annuum cultivar UCD-10X-F1 chromosome 9, UCD10Xv1.1, whole genome shotgun sequence genome contains:
- the LOC124887104 gene encoding secreted RxLR effector protein 161-like yields the protein MTDLGLMSYFLGMEIKQGQNELFICQKKYAKEILKKFYMEDCKEISTPMNQKEKLSKNDGAEKMEETYFRGLAGRLMYLTTTRPDILYVVSILSRFMHCDSELHLKVAKRVIRYIKGTINYGVKFQKNPNQKLLGYSDSDWAGSVDGMKSTSGYCFSLSSKIFLWCTKKKDIVAQSTTEAEFMAAIAAVNQALWLRKIFVDLHMHQTKGIEVFVNNQFAIVISHNSVFHAKTKHFNIKLFFLRKVQKIGDVILLYCKIEV